A DNA window from Camelina sativa cultivar DH55 chromosome 17, Cs, whole genome shotgun sequence contains the following coding sequences:
- the LOC104754580 gene encoding casein kinase 1-like protein 13: MDRVVGGKFKLGRKLGSGSFGEIFLGVNVQTGEEVAVKLEPLRARHPQLHYESKLYMLLQGGTGIPHIKWFGVEGEFNCMVIDLLGPSMEEFFNYCSRSFTLKTVLMLADQMINRVEYMHVRGFLHRDIKPDNFLMGLGRKANQVYIIDYGLAKKYRDLQTHKHIPYRENKNLTGTARYASVNTHLGIEQSRRDDLESLGYMLMYFLRGSLPWQGLRAATKKQKYDKISEKKRLTPVEVLCKGYPPEFTSYFLYVRSLRFEDKPDYSYLKRLFRDLFIREGYQFDYVFDWTILRYPQFGSSSSSNSKPRPSLRPAMNIPVPSTDKAEKPSIGQDSRERFSGVFEAYTRRNSSGTGVQADRSGRPRTSENVLASKDTQNQERPITLSRNQSLTRKAVAGSSVRATSSADFTENRLSRLVPNNGRSSTTQRTQFASSSSSLAMKAAPARTARDITLQSLELLSIGNSKRK, from the exons ATGGATCGTGTGGTTGGTGGTAAGTTCAAGCTCGGACGAAAGCTTGGAAGTGGTTCCTTTGGTGAAATTTTCTTAG GAGTGAATGTACAAACCGGAGAAGAAGTGGCTGTTAAGCTC GAACCTCTCCGAGCTAGGCATCCTCAGCTTCATTACGAGTCAAAGCTTTATATGCTTCTCCAAGGAGGAa CTGGTATTCCTCACATCAAATGGTTTGGGGTTGAGGGTGAATTCAACTGTATGGTGATCGACCTTCTTGGTCCTAGTATGGAGGAATTTTTCAACTATTGCAGTCGATCCTTCACTCTTAAGACTGTTCTCATGCTCGCTGACCAGATG ATAAATAGAGTCGAGTATATGCATGTACGAGGGTTTCTTCATCGTGATATTAAACCAGACAACTTTTTGATGGGTCTTGGACGCAAAGCAAACCAG GTGTACATCATTGACTATGGGCTTGCCAAAAAGTATAGAGATCTTCAAACACACAAGCATATTCCATACAG GGAAAACAAGAATCTTACAGGGACTGCTCGATATGCAAGTGTCAATACCCATCTTGGAATTG AGCAAAGCAGAAGGGATGATCTTGAATCTCTTGGCTATATGCTTATGTATTTTCTTCGAGGAAG CCTTCCTTGGCAAGGCCTTCGTGCAGCCACCAAAAAGCAGAAGTATGACAAGATCAGTGAAAAGAAGAGGCTTACACCAGTAGAG GTCCTTTGTAAAGGCTATCCACCTGAGTTCACATCGTATTTTCTCTATGTGCGTTCATTACGGTTTGAAGACAAACCAGATTATTCATACCTAAAGAGGCTTTTCAGAGATCTGTTTATCCGAGAAG GTTATCAGTTTGACTATGTATTCGATTGGACAATATTGAGGTATCCACAGTTTGGCTCCAGTTCCAGCTCCAATTCCAAACCAAGA CCAAGCTTAAGACCTGCTATGAATATTCCAGTACCATCTACCGACAAAGCGGAGAAGCCTTCAA TTGGGCAGGACAGTCGCGAGAGGTTCTCAGGTGTTTTCGAGGCGTACACTAGAAGAAATAGTTCAGGAACTGGCGTTCAAGCTGATCGATCTGGTAGACCAAGAACCTCGGAGAATGTTCTTGCATCCAAGGATACG CAAAACCAGGAGAGGCCAATCACTTTATCTAGGAACCAGAGTTTAACAAGAAAAGCAGTTGCTGGGTCAAGTGTTCGAGCCACTTCCTCGGCTGATTTCACAGAGAATCGATTGAGTAGACTCGTCCCAAACAATGGTCGGTCCTCTACAACTCAGAGGACCCAGTTCGCTTCTTCGTCCTCATCATTAGCCATGAAGGCTGCTCCAGCAAGAACTGCTCGTGACATTACGCTCCAGAGCCTCGAGCTCCTCAGTATTGGGAACAGCAAGAGGAAGTGA